Proteins encoded together in one Lysinibacter cavernae window:
- a CDS encoding ABC transporter permease has product MTAQSTVARGTRSRWLAYWRPLSLLTRRDLKVRYSTSALGYLWSILDPLVMSLIYWFVFTQVFERSVGEEPYIVFLLTALLPWVWFNGSVSDSTRAFLKDVKLVRSVALPRSIWVNRIVASKGVEFLLSIPVLAVFAVATGAQVNINLLLFPLAIILQTALCVALGLILAPLVVFFRDLERAAKLVLKFMFYASPIIYSTADLPEALQPWAALNPLSGIFSLYRAGFFPDQLNWMLVAGSVAMTALLLVIGSLVFRRTIGSALKEL; this is encoded by the coding sequence GTGACAGCGCAGAGCACGGTTGCACGGGGCACACGGTCACGTTGGCTCGCCTATTGGCGGCCGCTGTCACTCTTGACGCGCCGCGACCTCAAGGTTCGCTACTCAACATCGGCGCTCGGTTACCTCTGGTCGATCCTTGACCCGCTCGTCATGTCGCTCATCTACTGGTTTGTATTCACCCAAGTCTTTGAGCGGTCAGTTGGCGAAGAGCCATATATTGTATTTTTGCTCACGGCGCTGTTGCCGTGGGTGTGGTTCAACGGTTCGGTATCGGATAGCACTCGGGCCTTCCTCAAGGATGTGAAGCTCGTTCGTTCGGTCGCACTCCCCCGATCGATCTGGGTCAATCGCATCGTGGCGTCGAAGGGCGTCGAGTTCTTGCTGAGCATCCCAGTGCTCGCGGTCTTCGCCGTTGCAACTGGCGCGCAGGTGAACATTAACCTGCTGCTTTTCCCGCTTGCTATCATCCTGCAGACGGCGCTCTGCGTGGCGCTCGGACTCATTCTCGCGCCCCTTGTGGTCTTTTTCCGCGACCTTGAGCGGGCAGCCAAGCTGGTCCTCAAGTTCATGTTTTACGCATCCCCCATCATCTACAGCACCGCGGACCTCCCGGAAGCCCTGCAGCCGTGGGCAGCCCTTAACCCCCTGAGCGGTATTTTTTCGTTGTACCGGGCCGGGTTCTTCCCCGATCAGCTGAACTGGATGCTCGTGGCCGGCTCCGTTGCCATGACCGCGTTGCTCCTTGTGATCGGCTCGCTCGTCTTCCGCCGAACCATTGGCAGCGCGTTGAAGGAGTTGTAA
- a CDS encoding NTP transferase domain-containing protein translates to MSLQVIILAAGKGSRLGRALPKPLTELNDGRSIMQQQRDNIYEAFGRDVSITAVVGFKSEYIVDRFPEFNFVYNEQYDQTNTSKSLLRGLKASSKGGVLWMNGDVVFDPIVLKRAASIIARDQSMVTVNTSSVSDEEVKYTVDAEGFIKELSKTVRKGALGEAVGINYISSRDKAAFIHNLGVVHKDDYFEGGLELSIANNGVLMEPMDISDLYAVEVDFAEDLERANLFV, encoded by the coding sequence GTGAGCCTTCAGGTCATTATTCTTGCAGCAGGAAAAGGTAGCCGCCTCGGCCGCGCCCTGCCCAAGCCTCTTACCGAGCTCAACGACGGCCGCTCCATCATGCAGCAGCAGCGAGACAACATCTATGAGGCTTTTGGCCGCGACGTATCGATCACGGCTGTTGTCGGGTTCAAATCCGAATACATCGTTGACCGCTTCCCTGAGTTCAACTTCGTCTACAACGAACAGTACGACCAGACCAACACCTCAAAGAGTCTGCTGCGCGGCCTCAAGGCATCAAGCAAGGGTGGCGTTCTCTGGATGAACGGCGACGTCGTCTTCGACCCGATCGTTCTCAAGCGCGCCGCATCCATCATCGCTCGCGACCAGTCGATGGTCACGGTCAACACCTCATCGGTTTCCGACGAAGAGGTCAAGTACACGGTTGACGCAGAGGGCTTCATTAAAGAGCTGTCGAAGACGGTTCGTAAGGGCGCTCTCGGCGAGGCAGTTGGCATCAACTACATCTCGTCACGCGACAAGGCAGCATTCATCCACAACCTTGGCGTCGTGCACAAAGACGACTACTTCGAGGGTGGCCTTGAGCTTTCTATCGCCAACAACGGCGTACTCATGGAGCCAATGGATATCTCAGACCTCTACGCGGTTGAGGTTGACTTCGCAGAAGACCTCGAGCGCGCAAACCTCTTCGTCTAA